One window of the Bacteroidetes bacterium GWF2_43_63 genome contains the following:
- a CDS encoding tRNA uridine-5-carboxymethylaminomethyl(34) synthesis GTPase MnmE: MIPNLSHTICAIATPPGTGAIAVIRLSGPKSHDLLETIFCPVKKATHYPEMRHSYYGEILDNGSVLDDAVVVFYKNPESYTGEDAAEISCHGSLFIQNRLLQLLIEKGARMAEPGEFSLRAFVNGKMDLLQAEAVDDVIRSRTGSAHKLAVKQMRGDYSKKLSELRKQLVDLTALMELEIDFSEEDVEFADRSRLREICTTLVSEVTSLAESFKAGNVLKHGIPVAIVGEPNVGKSTLLNKILREERSIVSDIPGTTRDYVEDTLTVGNNTFRFIDTAGLRTTTDSIESAGVERTLVKASEASVILMLFDAVDCEEDRIQSRIEEFKNRIEDFDQKKLIVVINKIDLLVNAPKHLRELLEYDIVFISAKRDENIGDLMEKLNEVVAVSANTPDIVLTNVRHYEAFSAIANLLNQAVEHIDKGLPQDLTATFLHQALHQIGLVTGEVSNEDVLDSIFRNFCIGK, translated from the coding sequence ATGATTCCCAATCTATCCCATACCATCTGCGCCATCGCTACCCCACCCGGAACCGGCGCTATTGCTGTTATTCGCCTGAGCGGACCAAAGTCGCACGACCTGCTGGAAACTATTTTTTGTCCGGTTAAAAAAGCGACTCATTATCCCGAAATGCGTCACAGCTATTACGGTGAAATATTGGACAATGGCTCTGTGCTCGACGATGCCGTAGTGGTGTTTTATAAGAATCCGGAATCCTATACCGGCGAAGATGCTGCAGAGATTTCATGTCATGGCTCGCTGTTTATCCAAAACCGGCTCCTGCAGCTGCTTATCGAAAAAGGTGCCCGCATGGCCGAACCCGGCGAATTCTCGCTCCGTGCATTCGTGAACGGAAAAATGGATTTGCTTCAGGCCGAAGCAGTCGATGACGTTATACGCAGTCGCACAGGCAGCGCGCACAAACTAGCGGTGAAACAAATGCGCGGCGATTATTCAAAAAAACTGAGCGAGCTCCGCAAACAACTGGTAGATTTAACCGCGCTGATGGAGCTCGAAATCGACTTTTCGGAAGAAGATGTTGAGTTTGCCGACCGCAGCCGCCTGCGTGAAATATGCACGACGTTGGTTTCTGAAGTAACCTCTCTGGCTGAGTCATTCAAGGCTGGCAATGTGCTCAAACACGGAATTCCGGTGGCCATTGTCGGTGAACCGAATGTTGGAAAATCGACGCTGCTGAATAAAATCCTGCGCGAGGAACGTTCGATTGTGAGCGACATTCCGGGTACCACGCGTGATTATGTGGAAGATACTTTGACTGTTGGAAATAATACATTCCGCTTTATTGATACCGCCGGATTGCGCACCACGACTGATTCGATCGAGTCGGCCGGCGTAGAGCGCACACTTGTAAAAGCATCAGAAGCTTCCGTGATCTTAATGCTTTTTGATGCGGTCGATTGTGAAGAAGATCGCATTCAGAGCCGGATTGAGGAATTCAAAAATCGTATCGAAGATTTCGATCAAAAGAAGCTGATTGTTGTAATCAATAAAATTGATTTGCTTGTCAATGCGCCAAAACATCTGCGCGAGCTACTTGAATACGATATCGTTTTTATTTCAGCCAAGCGTGATGAGAATATCGGGGACCTGATGGAAAAACTCAACGAAGTTGTTGCGGTTTCGGCCAATACGCCCGATATTGTACTCACGAATGTGAGGCATTATGAGGCTTTCAGCGCAATAGCCAACTTGCTTAATCAGGCGGTGGAGCATATTGATAAAGGTTTGCCGCAAGATCTCACGGCCACCTTTCTGCATCAGGCGCTGCATCAGATCGGGCTTGTGACCGGTGAAGTGTCTAACGAAGATGTGCTGGATTCGATATTCCGGAACTTTTGTATTGGGAAGTAG
- a CDS encoding amylo-alpha-1,6-glucosidase encodes MGYIQFDKKQLINLEYVLNKEILRTNRAGAYASTTIIGCNTRKYHGLLVCPQPAIDNELHVLLSCIDESIIQHDSEFNLSLHRYPGSWSPKGHKYLVDFDSEPTVALFYQVGGVLMKKEMLFGVDDRILIRYTLLEAHSPTKLRLRPFMAYRQRHNLSKANEFVDRKYSVINGGIKTRMYKGYSYLHYQFSRDAGYVHVPDWYFNFEYPKDLDRGYDGHEDLFTPGYFEVDMVKGTPLIISVGTSEMDPKNLTRTFTRELNKRTPRSSYWNCLNNSANQFIVTREKKTEIVAGYPWFGRWGRDTLISLPGLTLTRDMDLTFKSAIDSLIMDMNGPLLPNVGTGKEAAFNSIDAPLWLFWAMQQYVLMAAASEKNVWEDYGPTMKIVLNGLRNGKVNGIYMKPNGLLYALIPGKALTWMDAIVDGKPVTQRGGLAVEINALWYNAIMFALQMAEKCGDESFVLNWKAIAEKIPVSFKDTFWSKDKGYLADYVDGDFKDWSVRPNMVFATSLPYSPVSEKIRQLVLDKIRQELLTPRGLRTLSPIDTKYKGNYEGAIRDRDLAYHQGTVWPWLLSHYVEGFLKIYGNEGVEQVRPLYDNFETTLFEHGIGTISEVYSGDPPHRPGGAISQAWSVSEIMRIKWMIDKYTGES; translated from the coding sequence ATGGGGTACATACAGTTCGATAAAAAGCAACTAATCAACCTTGAGTACGTTCTGAACAAGGAGATTCTGCGCACCAACAGGGCCGGGGCTTATGCATCGACAACTATAATTGGATGCAACACAAGGAAATATCATGGATTGTTGGTATGTCCTCAACCGGCCATTGACAACGAATTGCACGTTTTGCTTTCCTGCATCGATGAAAGTATTATTCAACACGACAGCGAATTCAACCTTTCACTGCACCGCTATCCAGGCTCGTGGTCGCCCAAAGGGCATAAGTATCTGGTGGATTTTGATTCGGAACCCACTGTCGCCCTTTTCTATCAGGTAGGCGGCGTTTTGATGAAAAAAGAAATGCTTTTCGGGGTCGATGATCGCATTCTGATTCGATATACACTGCTCGAAGCACATAGCCCGACCAAATTACGGCTGCGGCCATTTATGGCTTATCGCCAACGTCACAACCTGAGTAAGGCCAATGAATTTGTCGACCGCAAATATTCCGTCATCAACGGCGGTATTAAAACCCGCATGTATAAAGGTTATAGCTATCTGCATTATCAGTTTTCACGCGATGCCGGCTATGTCCATGTTCCTGACTGGTATTTTAATTTCGAGTATCCCAAAGATCTCGATCGGGGTTACGATGGTCATGAAGACCTCTTTACGCCTGGATATTTCGAAGTCGATATGGTCAAGGGAACTCCATTGATCATTTCAGTAGGCACCTCGGAAATGGATCCTAAAAATCTCACAAGGACTTTTACACGGGAACTGAACAAACGCACGCCGCGCAGCAGCTATTGGAATTGTTTGAATAATTCAGCCAACCAGTTTATTGTTACCCGCGAGAAAAAGACAGAGATTGTGGCCGGCTATCCGTGGTTTGGGCGCTGGGGGCGCGATACATTAATCTCGCTTCCGGGACTCACACTCACCCGCGACATGGATCTGACTTTTAAATCGGCCATTGATTCGCTGATAATGGATATGAATGGGCCATTGCTGCCCAATGTTGGTACCGGCAAAGAAGCTGCTTTCAATTCCATCGATGCGCCGCTGTGGCTCTTTTGGGCTATGCAGCAATATGTACTGATGGCTGCCGCCAGCGAAAAAAATGTGTGGGAAGATTATGGTCCTACCATGAAAATCGTTCTCAACGGGCTCCGCAACGGGAAAGTGAATGGCATTTACATGAAGCCAAACGGACTGCTCTATGCTTTGATTCCTGGAAAAGCTCTCACATGGATGGATGCCATAGTCGACGGAAAGCCGGTTACACAACGTGGCGGGCTAGCCGTTGAAATCAATGCTCTATGGTACAATGCCATTATGTTTGCATTGCAAATGGCCGAAAAATGTGGTGATGAAAGCTTTGTTCTCAATTGGAAAGCCATTGCCGAAAAAATTCCAGTTTCGTTTAAAGATACTTTCTGGTCGAAAGACAAAGGTTATCTGGCCGATTATGTAGATGGTGATTTCAAGGATTGGAGCGTTCGTCCGAATATGGTTTTTGCTACATCACTTCCTTACAGTCCTGTCAGTGAAAAAATCAGACAGCTGGTGTTGGATAAAATTCGCCAGGAACTGCTCACCCCACGCGGATTGCGCACTTTGAGTCCAATCGATACAAAATATAAGGGTAACTACGAAGGCGCCATCAGAGACCGCGATCTGGCTTATCATCAAGGCACAGTGTGGCCCTGGCTGCTCAGTCATTATGTTGAGGGATTTCTGAAAATATATGGAAATGAAGGCGTGGAGCAGGTGAGACCATTGTACGATAATTTCGAGACAACGCTTTTCGAACATGGCATTGGTACTATCAGCGAGGTTTATAGCGGAGATCCGCCGCATCGTCCGGGTGGCGCCATTTCTCAGGCCTGGAGCGTGTCGGAGATCATGCGGATTAAATGGATGATTGACAAATACACAGGCGAATCATGA
- a CDS encoding 4-alpha-glucanotransferase: MKVLMFGWEFPPHITGGLGTACLGLTRSLARMHTDVLFVVPRAFGDEDTSMVNLVNASDVEVDLEKSEYSEFWKRIQYMSVASDIIPYVGPVEYSKTHIKNLKKEFHSNSIFSHRYTFSGSYGNDLMFEVSRYALIASGIAAKNNFDIIHAHDWLTYPAGIAAKQVSGKPLVIHVHATEFDRSGEHVNQRVFEIEREGMMQADRVITVSNLTRNIVIERYGINPDKVFTVYNGADAFQAPAIEHIDKPFPEKVVTFLGRITFQKGPDYFVEAAKKVLEKDENVRFVMAGSGDMLPRIVRMVSKHRMGHKFHFTGFLKGNDVDKMFSYSDVYVMPSVSEPFGISPLEAMRSSVPVVISRQSGVAEVLRHALKVDFWDVDAMADSIYGLLNYPALSRMFSRFGRNEVEDLKWDNAAASVLSIYQQLV; encoded by the coding sequence ATGAAAGTTCTGATGTTTGGGTGGGAGTTTCCTCCGCATATCACCGGAGGTCTGGGTACAGCTTGTTTAGGGCTGACGCGGTCACTCGCGCGTATGCACACCGATGTACTCTTTGTGGTGCCCCGTGCTTTTGGTGATGAGGATACCAGCATGGTGAATCTTGTGAATGCATCGGATGTTGAAGTGGATCTGGAAAAATCGGAGTACAGCGAATTCTGGAAACGCATTCAGTATATGTCGGTGGCTTCTGATATTATTCCTTATGTCGGGCCGGTTGAATATTCCAAAACTCATATCAAAAATCTCAAAAAAGAATTTCACAGCAATAGTATTTTTTCGCACCGTTACACCTTCAGTGGTTCCTACGGCAATGATCTGATGTTCGAAGTATCGCGCTATGCCTTGATTGCGAGCGGTATTGCGGCTAAGAATAATTTCGACATCATACATGCACACGACTGGCTCACATATCCGGCCGGCATTGCAGCCAAGCAGGTGAGCGGGAAACCACTTGTGATCCATGTTCATGCTACCGAATTCGATCGTTCGGGCGAGCATGTCAACCAGCGGGTGTTTGAAATTGAACGTGAAGGAATGATGCAGGCCGACCGTGTAATCACGGTTTCGAACCTGACGCGAAATATTGTGATTGAACGCTACGGCATCAATCCGGACAAGGTGTTTACAGTGTACAATGGTGCCGATGCTTTTCAGGCGCCCGCAATTGAACATATCGACAAACCGTTTCCTGAAAAAGTGGTAACTTTTTTGGGCCGCATTACTTTTCAGAAAGGTCCCGATTACTTTGTCGAAGCGGCCAAAAAAGTTCTTGAGAAAGATGAAAACGTGCGTTTCGTTATGGCAGGCTCAGGCGATATGTTGCCGCGTATTGTGCGTATGGTATCAAAACATAGAATGGGACACAAATTTCATTTTACGGGATTTCTGAAAGGCAACGATGTGGACAAAATGTTTTCGTACAGCGATGTGTATGTGATGCCCAGTGTTTCTGAGCCCTTTGGCATTTCGCCGCTCGAAGCCATGCGCAGCAGTGTGCCGGTGGTTATTTCGCGGCAGTCGGGTGTTGCAGAGGTTTTGCGTCATGCGCTGAAAGTCGATTTCTGGGATGTCGATGCTATGGCCGACAGCATTTATGGTTTATTGAATTATCCCGCATTGTCGCGTATGTTCTCGCGTTTCGGCCGCAACGAAGTCGAAGATCTGAAATGGGACAATGCAGCTGCATCTGTTCTGAGTATTTATCAGCAATTAGTATAG
- a CDS encoding alpha-amylase: MRSICFYFQVHQPFRLRTYRFFEIGNNHHYFDDYQNRYIMRRVADKCYLPMNKLLLDLIKEFGHQFKVSFSISGVALEQFKKYTPEVIDSYRALAETGCVEFIAETYGHSLAALRSEPEFRAQVKRQQQLLNDLIGYQSTAFRNTELIYSNEIGDMVYRMGFDVMLTEGAKHVLGWKSPNYMYCNAQNPRLKLLLKNFRLSDDIAFRFSQQSWEGWPLTADKFVDWLNEVDQREEVVNLFMDYETFGEHQWPETGIFEFMKALPGQVFAKSNFTFNTPTELGQMMQPVAPVHVPFPISWADEERDLTAWLGNDLQDDAFDTLYSLTEKMEYVINYSRSMENMAAESGTAMKVSVDELKKLHDDWVKLQTSDHFYYMCTKWFADGDVHKYFNPYGTPYDAYINFMNVLSDFMLRLSQHSFLNSTPELAPVAEQPKVETKKVVKLTVGKKATAKKSTAKKAPEKKAATKKAAEKKTTKAKVATTKITVKKTAAKKKPDTE, encoded by the coding sequence ATGAGGTCAATCTGTTTTTATTTTCAGGTGCATCAGCCGTTCAGACTGCGGACCTACCGCTTTTTTGAGATCGGAAACAATCATCATTATTTCGATGATTATCAGAATCGCTATATCATGCGTCGTGTAGCTGATAAATGCTATCTGCCCATGAATAAACTGCTTCTGGATCTTATTAAAGAGTTCGGCCATCAGTTTAAAGTGTCGTTCTCGATTTCGGGAGTGGCTCTTGAGCAGTTTAAAAAATATACACCCGAAGTAATTGACAGTTACAGGGCCCTGGCCGAAACTGGCTGTGTTGAATTTATTGCAGAGACATACGGTCACTCGCTGGCTGCTTTACGCAGTGAGCCGGAATTTCGTGCGCAGGTGAAACGTCAGCAACAATTGCTCAACGATTTGATTGGATATCAGAGCACGGCTTTTCGAAATACTGAGCTTATCTATTCAAACGAAATAGGCGACATGGTTTATCGCATGGGCTTCGATGTGATGCTCACTGAAGGAGCCAAGCATGTGCTGGGCTGGAAAAGTCCGAATTACATGTACTGCAACGCTCAGAATCCACGCCTGAAATTGTTGCTGAAAAATTTTCGTCTGAGCGACGATATTGCATTTCGTTTTTCGCAGCAAAGCTGGGAAGGATGGCCGTTGACAGCCGATAAATTTGTTGATTGGCTCAATGAGGTCGATCAACGCGAAGAGGTGGTGAACCTTTTCATGGATTATGAGACTTTTGGCGAGCATCAGTGGCCGGAAACCGGCATTTTTGAATTCATGAAAGCGCTGCCGGGCCAGGTGTTTGCCAAATCCAATTTCACGTTCAATACACCTACGGAGCTTGGACAGATGATGCAGCCCGTTGCGCCGGTACATGTGCCTTTTCCGATTTCGTGGGCCGACGAAGAACGCGACCTCACTGCCTGGCTGGGCAACGATTTGCAGGACGACGCTTTTGATACATTGTACAGTCTCACCGAAAAAATGGAATACGTCATCAATTATTCACGGAGCATGGAAAACATGGCGGCTGAAAGCGGCACAGCCATGAAAGTGAGTGTTGATGAGCTTAAGAAGCTACATGATGATTGGGTGAAACTGCAGACCAGCGACCATTTTTATTACATGTGCACCAAATGGTTTGCCGATGGTGATGTGCATAAATATTTCAATCCATATGGTACGCCCTACGATGCATATATAAATTTCATGAACGTGTTGAGCGATTTCATGCTGCGTCTCAGTCAGCATTCGTTTCTGAATAGCACGCCGGAATTGGCTCCTGTAGCGGAACAACCGAAGGTGGAAACAAAAAAAGTAGTGAAGCTCACGGTCGGTAAAAAGGCAACAGCAAAAAAATCCACTGCCAAAAAAGCTCCTGAAAAAAAGGCTGCAACAAAGAAAGCTGCAGAGAAGAAAACAACAAAAGCAAAAGTTGCGACCACGAAAATCACAGTGAAGAAAACTGCTGCTAAGAAAAAGCCGGATACTGAATAA